The following proteins are co-located in the Haliotis asinina isolate JCU_RB_2024 chromosome 13, JCU_Hal_asi_v2, whole genome shotgun sequence genome:
- the LOC137259884 gene encoding ralA-binding protein 1-like isoform X2, translating into MSFESPDNEKNFPVSEEDHDRASRKKDLGKKKDGKKDKKEKGYMVFEEEDSEEDMVSFDDVKSPTKVKKSKPGFKFPARKDIFPKKEKEEKKEKETKKEEKKKEVKEEKKHKKEKKKSKHALHEVPAVAVQSEYDKPIFGVPLALSVERNKSHDGIELPAIFRECVDYIEEHGLSCEGIYRISGVKSKVQHLKDCYNKGVPAYLQEHEPNVVASLLKQFLRDLPEPVLTTALMPKFEEASTIKNEKRRIEQFKKLIEELPTCNRLLLSWMIVHMTHIIELQKQNKMTLQNVSIVLSPTMQISHRVLNILFTYAGQLFSDTIIKRYVPPLKPATSRWSLELPDNPAALEEELAKQESLLNELHRELNAGVTDSDKAEQLWEVQRVVTQLKRKIKFAKKAVERRKDIESKKLSTHLPEEEELDLRPKKAEPKPPAKTAEIEEKEQPDEPKSKEVEKAENEAEVQKEAESQNEATSQKESQAQKDAEKEEKKIKRHSGVKAGAKITVEADVVKSAEEETKEAVEETVEEAKEVKEEEIKSEDKEKDGGEEKKKAEKVEPKAKKVNETEKVSLHPHIHLSSEPLKPIKAEQPVTPKKEETDDTLKKSVELRELEEELLGDGKAEKKVKFTEQAEERVMEEEEVESDLSVTEVEIVDQEWSPIDDEEMQRLLEEEEAMKMEEEELLAIGDELRQKIETEQSEIERLHQEIQELQYLRQDSDLEDISSSSESSYDSEDEDDLQDSLYQLIHDNEDLEKKNAELCQKIHEERMICLSVKLQIRLLQQKQLETSQSSVGVPDRETFL; encoded by the exons ATGAGTTTTGAGAGTCCAGACAATGAAAAGAACTTCCCTG TGTCAGAGGAGGACCATGACCGAGCCAGCAGGAAGAAGGATCTAGGGAAGAAGAAAGATGGCAAGAAAGACAAGAAGGAGAAGGGCTACATGGTGTTTGAGGAGGAGGACTCGGAGGAAGACATGGTGTCTTTTGATGATGTCAA GAGTCCTACCAAGGTGAAGAAAAGTAAACCAGGTTTCAAGTTTCCAGCCAGAAAGGATATTTTTCCCAAGAAAGAAAAG GAAGAAAAGAAGGAGAAAGAAACAAAGAAGGAGGAAAAGAAGAAAGAAGTGAAGGAAGAGAAGAAACACAAGAAGGAGAAAAAGAAATCCAAACACGCTCTCCATGAGGTCCCAGCTGTTGCAGTCCAGA GTGAATACGATAAGCCAATATTCGGTGTACCCTTGGCGCTGTCTGTGGAAAGGAACAAGTCACATGATGGAATTGAACTCCCAGCAATATTCCGTGAATGTGTTGATTACATAGAGGAACACG GTCTGTCGTGTGAAGGCATATACCGGATCTCCGGTGTGAAGTCCAAGGTGCAGCACCTAAAGGACTGCTACAACAAGGGAGTGCCAGCCTACCTCCAGGAGCATGAGCCCAACGTGGTGGCCAGTCTCCTCAAACAGTTCCTCAGGGACCTTCCAGAACCCGTCCTTACTACCGCTCTCATGCCCAAGTTTGAAGAAGCATCAA CGATCAAGAATGAGAAGCGACGTATTGAGCAGTTCAAGAAGTTGATAGAGGAGCTCCCCACCTGTAACCGACTGCTGTTGTCCTGGATGAttgtacacatgacacacaTCATTGAGCTG CAAAAGCAGAACAAGATGACACTCCAGAACGTGTCCATTGTGCTGAGTCCTACAATGCAGATCAGCCATCGTGTCCTCAACATTCTCTTCACATATGCAGGGCAGTTGTTTTCTGACACTATCATCAAGAG aTATGTTCCCCCTCTGAAGCCAGCCACGTCCCGATGGTCGTTGGAGCTGCCGGACAACCCAGCTGCCTTGGAGGAGGAACTGGCTAAGCAAGAGTCGTTGCTGAATGAGCTGCATCGCGAGCTGAATGCTGGTGTCACCGACTCTGACAAGGCGGAACAACTGTGGGAGGTACAGAGAGTGGTCACACAACTCAAGAGGAAG ATAAAATTTGCAAAGAAAGCTGTTGAGAGAAGGAAGGACATTGAGAGCAAAAAACTGTCTACTCATCTCCCTGAAGAGGAGGAGCTTGATCTCAGGCCGAAGAAAGCTGAACCCAAACCACCTGCAAAAACAGCAGAAATCGAGGAGAAAGAACAGCCAGATGAACCAAAGTCAAAAGAAGTAGAGAAGGCTGAAAATGAGGCTGAAGTTCAAAAGGAGGCTGAATCTCAGAATGAGGCTACATCTCAAAAAGAGTCTCAAGCTCAAAAGGATGCTGAAAAGGAGGAGAAAAAGATCAAAAGGCATTCTGGAGTGAAAGCAGGTGCTAAAATAACAGTTGAAGCCGATGTCGTTAAGTCGGCTGAGGAGGAAACAAAAGAAGCTGTAGAGGAAACAGTGGAAGAAGCGAAGGAGGTGAAAGAGGAAGAGATTAAAAGTGAGGACAAAGAGAAGGATGGAGGGGAGGAGAAAAAGAAAGCTGAGAAAGTTGAACCGAAGGCTAAGAAAGTAAACGAGACTGAGAAAGTGTCCCTTCATCCACATATTCACTTGTCTAGTGAGCCTCTCAAGCCTATTAAGGCTGAACAGCCAGTCACACCAAAGAAGGAGGAAACTGATGATACATTGAAAAAGTCAGTGGAGCTTAGAGAGCTAGAGGAAGAACTACTTGGGGATGGGAAGGCGGAGAAGAAAGTGAAGTTCACAGAGCAGGCGGAGGAAAGAGTGATGGAGGAAGAGGAGGTGGAATCAGACCTGTCAGTGACGGAGGTGGAAATTGTTGATCAGG AGTGGAGTCCGATCGATGACGAGGAGATGCAGCGTCTTCTGGAGGAAGAGGAGGCCATGAAAATGGAAGAGGAGGAACTGCTTGCTATAG GAGATGAGCTGAGACAGAAGATTGAGACAGAGCAGAGCGAGATCGAACGCCTTCACCAGGAGATCCAAGAGTTGCAGTACCTCCGACAAGACTCTGACCTTGAGGACATCAGCTCCTCCTCCGAGAGCAGCTACGACAGCGAGGATGAGGACGACCTGCAGGACAGCCTCTATCAGCTCATCCACGACAATGAAGACCTCGAG AAAAAGAATGCAGAGTTATGTCAGAAGATCCACGAGGAGCGGATGATCTGCCTGAGTGTGAAACTGCAGATCAGGCTGCTGCAGCAGAAACAGCTGGAGACCTCACAGAGCAGTGTCGGAGTCCCGGACAGGGAGACATTCCTATAA
- the LOC137259884 gene encoding ralA-binding protein 1-like isoform X1: MSFESPDNEKNFPGLYKAGSLSDQTSVSEEDHDRASRKKDLGKKKDGKKDKKEKGYMVFEEEDSEEDMVSFDDVKSPTKVKKSKPGFKFPARKDIFPKKEKEEKKEKETKKEEKKKEVKEEKKHKKEKKKSKHALHEVPAVAVQSEYDKPIFGVPLALSVERNKSHDGIELPAIFRECVDYIEEHGLSCEGIYRISGVKSKVQHLKDCYNKGVPAYLQEHEPNVVASLLKQFLRDLPEPVLTTALMPKFEEASTIKNEKRRIEQFKKLIEELPTCNRLLLSWMIVHMTHIIELQKQNKMTLQNVSIVLSPTMQISHRVLNILFTYAGQLFSDTIIKRYVPPLKPATSRWSLELPDNPAALEEELAKQESLLNELHRELNAGVTDSDKAEQLWEVQRVVTQLKRKIKFAKKAVERRKDIESKKLSTHLPEEEELDLRPKKAEPKPPAKTAEIEEKEQPDEPKSKEVEKAENEAEVQKEAESQNEATSQKESQAQKDAEKEEKKIKRHSGVKAGAKITVEADVVKSAEEETKEAVEETVEEAKEVKEEEIKSEDKEKDGGEEKKKAEKVEPKAKKVNETEKVSLHPHIHLSSEPLKPIKAEQPVTPKKEETDDTLKKSVELRELEEELLGDGKAEKKVKFTEQAEERVMEEEEVESDLSVTEVEIVDQEWSPIDDEEMQRLLEEEEAMKMEEEELLAIGDELRQKIETEQSEIERLHQEIQELQYLRQDSDLEDISSSSESSYDSEDEDDLQDSLYQLIHDNEDLEKKNAELCQKIHEERMICLSVKLQIRLLQQKQLETSQSSVGVPDRETFL; this comes from the exons ATGAGTTTTGAGAGTCCAGACAATGAAAAGAACTTCCCTGGTCTGTATAAAGCAGGGTCGCTTAGCGACCAGACGTCAG TGTCAGAGGAGGACCATGACCGAGCCAGCAGGAAGAAGGATCTAGGGAAGAAGAAAGATGGCAAGAAAGACAAGAAGGAGAAGGGCTACATGGTGTTTGAGGAGGAGGACTCGGAGGAAGACATGGTGTCTTTTGATGATGTCAA GAGTCCTACCAAGGTGAAGAAAAGTAAACCAGGTTTCAAGTTTCCAGCCAGAAAGGATATTTTTCCCAAGAAAGAAAAG GAAGAAAAGAAGGAGAAAGAAACAAAGAAGGAGGAAAAGAAGAAAGAAGTGAAGGAAGAGAAGAAACACAAGAAGGAGAAAAAGAAATCCAAACACGCTCTCCATGAGGTCCCAGCTGTTGCAGTCCAGA GTGAATACGATAAGCCAATATTCGGTGTACCCTTGGCGCTGTCTGTGGAAAGGAACAAGTCACATGATGGAATTGAACTCCCAGCAATATTCCGTGAATGTGTTGATTACATAGAGGAACACG GTCTGTCGTGTGAAGGCATATACCGGATCTCCGGTGTGAAGTCCAAGGTGCAGCACCTAAAGGACTGCTACAACAAGGGAGTGCCAGCCTACCTCCAGGAGCATGAGCCCAACGTGGTGGCCAGTCTCCTCAAACAGTTCCTCAGGGACCTTCCAGAACCCGTCCTTACTACCGCTCTCATGCCCAAGTTTGAAGAAGCATCAA CGATCAAGAATGAGAAGCGACGTATTGAGCAGTTCAAGAAGTTGATAGAGGAGCTCCCCACCTGTAACCGACTGCTGTTGTCCTGGATGAttgtacacatgacacacaTCATTGAGCTG CAAAAGCAGAACAAGATGACACTCCAGAACGTGTCCATTGTGCTGAGTCCTACAATGCAGATCAGCCATCGTGTCCTCAACATTCTCTTCACATATGCAGGGCAGTTGTTTTCTGACACTATCATCAAGAG aTATGTTCCCCCTCTGAAGCCAGCCACGTCCCGATGGTCGTTGGAGCTGCCGGACAACCCAGCTGCCTTGGAGGAGGAACTGGCTAAGCAAGAGTCGTTGCTGAATGAGCTGCATCGCGAGCTGAATGCTGGTGTCACCGACTCTGACAAGGCGGAACAACTGTGGGAGGTACAGAGAGTGGTCACACAACTCAAGAGGAAG ATAAAATTTGCAAAGAAAGCTGTTGAGAGAAGGAAGGACATTGAGAGCAAAAAACTGTCTACTCATCTCCCTGAAGAGGAGGAGCTTGATCTCAGGCCGAAGAAAGCTGAACCCAAACCACCTGCAAAAACAGCAGAAATCGAGGAGAAAGAACAGCCAGATGAACCAAAGTCAAAAGAAGTAGAGAAGGCTGAAAATGAGGCTGAAGTTCAAAAGGAGGCTGAATCTCAGAATGAGGCTACATCTCAAAAAGAGTCTCAAGCTCAAAAGGATGCTGAAAAGGAGGAGAAAAAGATCAAAAGGCATTCTGGAGTGAAAGCAGGTGCTAAAATAACAGTTGAAGCCGATGTCGTTAAGTCGGCTGAGGAGGAAACAAAAGAAGCTGTAGAGGAAACAGTGGAAGAAGCGAAGGAGGTGAAAGAGGAAGAGATTAAAAGTGAGGACAAAGAGAAGGATGGAGGGGAGGAGAAAAAGAAAGCTGAGAAAGTTGAACCGAAGGCTAAGAAAGTAAACGAGACTGAGAAAGTGTCCCTTCATCCACATATTCACTTGTCTAGTGAGCCTCTCAAGCCTATTAAGGCTGAACAGCCAGTCACACCAAAGAAGGAGGAAACTGATGATACATTGAAAAAGTCAGTGGAGCTTAGAGAGCTAGAGGAAGAACTACTTGGGGATGGGAAGGCGGAGAAGAAAGTGAAGTTCACAGAGCAGGCGGAGGAAAGAGTGATGGAGGAAGAGGAGGTGGAATCAGACCTGTCAGTGACGGAGGTGGAAATTGTTGATCAGG AGTGGAGTCCGATCGATGACGAGGAGATGCAGCGTCTTCTGGAGGAAGAGGAGGCCATGAAAATGGAAGAGGAGGAACTGCTTGCTATAG GAGATGAGCTGAGACAGAAGATTGAGACAGAGCAGAGCGAGATCGAACGCCTTCACCAGGAGATCCAAGAGTTGCAGTACCTCCGACAAGACTCTGACCTTGAGGACATCAGCTCCTCCTCCGAGAGCAGCTACGACAGCGAGGATGAGGACGACCTGCAGGACAGCCTCTATCAGCTCATCCACGACAATGAAGACCTCGAG AAAAAGAATGCAGAGTTATGTCAGAAGATCCACGAGGAGCGGATGATCTGCCTGAGTGTGAAACTGCAGATCAGGCTGCTGCAGCAGAAACAGCTGGAGACCTCACAGAGCAGTGTCGGAGTCCCGGACAGGGAGACATTCCTATAA